The Ananas comosus cultivar F153 linkage group 7, ASM154086v1, whole genome shotgun sequence genome has a window encoding:
- the LOC109713433 gene encoding GDSL esterase/lipase At5g33370-like, producing the protein MTFSRIFLFTLLPCLLLSLGTLPVSNATRAFFVFGDSLVDNGNNNYLATTARADAPPYGIDFPSHQPTGRFSNGLNIPDIISEHLGAESPLPYLSPHLEGEKLLVGANFASAGIGILNDTGIQFVNIIRIEKQLQYFEQYQQRLSSLIGEKQTRHLVNSALVLITLGGNDFVNNYYLVPYSARSREFSLPDYVQYLNSEYRKILFRLYELGARQVLVTGTGPLGCVPAELALRSRAGLCDPELQQAADLFNPQMVQMLGELNSQLQSDIFIAVNAFRMHMDFISNPEAYGFVTSKVACCGQGPYNGIGLCTVLSSVCPNRDVYAFWDAFHPTERANRIIVSQFMAGSTEYMNPMNLSTILAMDARI; encoded by the exons ATGACCTTTTCTAGGATCTTCTTATTCACTCTTCTTCCATGCTTATTGTTATCTTTAGGAACACTTCCTGTGTCAAATGCAACTCGCGCCTTCTTCGTCTTTGGCGATTCTCTTGTAGACAATGGCAACAACAACTATCTCGCGACGACGGCTCGGGCCGACGCACCTCCTTACGGCATAGACTTCCCATCTCACCAGCCTACAGGCCGATTCTCCAATGGATTGAACATCCCTGACATTATTA GCGAGCACCTTGGAGCTGAATCTCCTTTGCCATACTTGAGTCCACATCTCGAAGGGGAAAAACTACTTGTCGGAGCGAACTTTGCATCAGCAGGGATTGGGATTCTCAACGACACCGGAATCCAATTT GTTAATATAATAAGGATCGAGAAGCAATTGCAGTACTTTGAGCAATACCAGCAGAGGCTGAGCTCTCTGATTGGCGAGAAACAGACGCGGCACCTCGTGAACAGCGCGCTCGTTCTGATAACTCTAGGAGGAAATGATTTTGTCAACAATTACTACTTGGTGCCTTACTCTGCGAGATCAAGAGAGTTCTCCTTGCCCGACTATGTCCAGTATCTCAATTCTGAATACCGGAAAATTCTTTTT AGGCTTTATGAACTTGGCGCGAGACAAGTCCTGGTCACTGGAACTGGCCCACTGGGGTGCGTGCCGGCCGAGCTAGCACTGAGGAGCCGCGCCGGGCTCTGTGACCCGGAGCTGCAGCAAGCCGCAGACCTATTCAATCCCCAGATGGTTCAGATGCTGGGAGAGCTTAATAGTCAGCTCCAGTCGGATATCTTCATCGCCGTTAACGCTTTCCGGATGCACATGGACTTCATATCCAACCCAGAAGCATATG GTTTCGTGACATCCAAGGTTGCATGCTGTGGGCAAGGGCCATACAACGGGATCGGGCTCTGCACCGTGCTTTCAAGCGTGTGCCCGAACAGAGATGTGTACGCATTCTGGGATGCATTCCACCCAACAGAGAGAGCTAACCGGATCATCGTGAGCCAATTCATGGCCGGATCCACCGAGTACATGAACCCCATGAACCTAAGCACAATCCTCGCCATGGATGCGCGAATCTGA
- the LOC109713431 gene encoding uncharacterized protein LOC109713431 isoform X1 → MSEEVPSLLALCLKAITSAIIHGEFFTDIFECYGYDHLQDILDLPSDLLDSVVINLPPLALQTLHNVLIDDCMEKFRTPGEIHGRKRGRYDNFNIAWKILFRKRWPEDLRKIDPRKYITTDDSAGIHNSVKGPLDWQQLYWEKHLQNCLDDAAERALLPSFYGRIGELRISNSIINAISHGENMLDECFRLSYHCDRFGCYARCLRLQNVLCAVEICEMLRSCKLQKLIFIRIISKTQVDGVCMLLNHHRKTLLSLEFIHCQLYPTVMNKICSSLCEEGSLIHGIQSFCVKSSPISESKSSLIPTCLLSFLSSGRLLESVCFSDTKMQPKFAKKILDTLLSSSSDLVTLEISENNISGWLSKIERQSKDFRSLLGSDASLKSLTVLNLRGSNLHSNDAEDLGHILVKMPCLKSLDISDNPITDEGIRSLIPYFVRALGKTNLLSNVKLENCNLSSGGVIELLRSLPSLEEPLNMLSIADNHLGSSVAATLAKFLGASGLRELNIEDIGLGAVGFKELEEILPQEIALSFINISKNRGGIQTAYFLSRLISQAPNLVSINAGANIMPPESVDIICDALKLLKGKLEHLDLSENSHLCRSNNTSALLEFCHQGKPIVMIPSPPQSGTPYDDDP, encoded by the exons ATGTCGGAGGAGGTTCCATCTTTGTTGGCTCTATGTTTGAAGGCTATAACATCAGCAATCATACATGGTGAATTTTTTACGGACATTTTTGAGTGTTATG GATATGATCATTTGCAAGACATACTAGATCTTCCGTCGGATTTGCTTGATAGCGTGGTGATAAACTTACCTCCATTGGCCTTGCAAACACTTCACAACGT ATTGATTGATGATTGTATGGAGAAATTCAGAACTCCTGGTGAAATTCATGGGAGAAAACGTGGAAG GTATGACAACTTCAACATTGCGTGGAAGATACTGTTTAGAAAGCGGTGGCCAGAGGATCTCAGGAAGATTGATCCAAGAAAATACATTACTACAGATGACAGTGCAGGAATACATAACTCGGTGAAGGGTCCTCTAGATTGGCAGCAGCTGTACTGGGAGAAGCACCTGCAAAA TTGCTTAGATGATGCTGCAGAGAGAGcccttcttccttctttttatGGGCGCATTGGTGAACTGAGAATATCCA ATAGCATAATTAATGCAATCAGCCATGGTGAGAACATGCTTGATGAGTGTTTCAGATTATCGTATCATTGCGACAGATTTGGATGCTATGCAAG ATGTCTGAGACTTCAAAATGTGCTGTGTGCTGTAGAAATATGT GAGATGTTGAGATCTTGCAAGCTGCAAAAATTAATATTCATTAGAATTATCTCCAAAACTCAG GTTGATGGAGTGTGTATGCTTCTGAACCACCATAGGAAAACATTGCTGTCTCTTGAGTTTATCCACTGTCAACTGTATCCCACCGTTATGAATAAGATTTGCAGTAGTTTGTGTGAGGAGGGATCTCTTATTCATGGGATCCAGAGCTTCTGTGTCAAATCATCACCCATTTCTGAAAGCAAGTCATCTTTAATACCTACTTGTCTACTATCTTTTCTGTCTTCAGGAAG GTTGTTGGAATCAGTATGTTTTTCTGATACTAAGATGCAGCCAAAATTTGCAAAAAAGATTCTCGATACTCTCCTGAGCTCTTCATCTGATTTAGTGACTCTTGAGATATCAGAAAACAAT ATTTCAGGTTGGCTGTCTAAAATTGAGAGACAATCCAAAGATTTCCGATCACTACTTGGATCAGATGCTTCCTTGAAGTCTTTGACTGTTCTAAATCTTAG GGGAAGCAATTTGCATAGCAATGATGCAGAAGATCTTGGCCATATATTGGTAAAAATGCCTTGCTTAAAAAGTCTAGACATAAGTGACAATCCAATAACAGATGAAGGCATCAG ATCCCTTATTCCGTACTTTGTAAGGGCTCTTGGAAAAACAAACCTTCTTTCAAatgtaaaattagaaaattgcAATCTATCCAGCGGAGGAGTGATTGAACTTCTAAGAAGCCTCCCATCATTGGAGGAGCCATTGAACATGCTATCAATTGCAGATAATCACCTTGGCAG TTCTGTAGCTGCAACATTGGCAAAATTTTTGGGTGCTTCTGGTTTAAGAGAACTCAATATTGAAGATATTGGACTGGGAGCAGTGGGTTTCAAAGAACTGGAGGAAATATTGCCCCAAGAAATTGCTCTTTCATTCATCAACATCAG CAAAAATCGAGGTGGGATTCAAACTGCATACTTTTTGTCCAGGCTCAtttcacaagctccaaatcttgtGTCGATCAATGCAGGAGCTAACATTATGCCTCCTGAATCAGTGGACATTATTTGTGACGCACTAAAGCTGTTGAAGG GTAAACTGGAGCATTTGGACTTATCAGAAAATAGCCACTTATGCCGGTCAAACAATACTTCGGCACTGCTGGAATTTTGTCACCAGGGAAAGCCCATTGTGATGATTCCGTCACCACCACAATCCGGCACACCCTACGATGATGATCCATAA
- the LOC109713431 gene encoding NACHT, LRR and PYD domains-containing protein 4C-like isoform X2, with translation MSEEVPSLLALCLKAITSAIIHGEFFTDIFECYGYDHLQDILDLPSDLLDSVVINLPPLALQTLHNVLIDDCMEKFRTPGEIHGRKRGRYDNFNIAWKILFRKRWPEDLRKIDPRKYITTDDSAGIHNSVKGPLDWQQLYWEKHLQNCLDDAAERALLPSFYGRIGELRISNSIINAISHGENMLDECFRLSYHCDRFGCYARCLRLQNVLCAVEICEMLRSCKLQKLIFIRIISKTQVDGVCMLLNHHRKTLLSLEFIHCQLYPTVMNKICSSLCEEGSLIHGIQSFCVKSSPISESKSSLIPTCLLSFLSSGRLLESVCFSDTKMQPKFAKKILDTLLSSSSDLVTLEISENNISGWLSKIERQSKDFRSLLGSDASLKSLTVLNLRGSNLHSNDAEDLGHILVKMPCLKSLDISDNPITDEGIRSLIPYFVRALGKTNLLSNVKLENCNLSSGGVIELLRSLPSLEEPLNMLSIADNHLGSSVAATLAKFLGASGLRELNIEDIGLGAVGFKELEEILPQEIALSFINIRLISQAPNLVSINAGANIMPPESVDIICDALKLLKGKLEHLDLSENSHLCRSNNTSALLEFCHQGKPIVMIPSPPQSGTPYDDDP, from the exons ATGTCGGAGGAGGTTCCATCTTTGTTGGCTCTATGTTTGAAGGCTATAACATCAGCAATCATACATGGTGAATTTTTTACGGACATTTTTGAGTGTTATG GATATGATCATTTGCAAGACATACTAGATCTTCCGTCGGATTTGCTTGATAGCGTGGTGATAAACTTACCTCCATTGGCCTTGCAAACACTTCACAACGT ATTGATTGATGATTGTATGGAGAAATTCAGAACTCCTGGTGAAATTCATGGGAGAAAACGTGGAAG GTATGACAACTTCAACATTGCGTGGAAGATACTGTTTAGAAAGCGGTGGCCAGAGGATCTCAGGAAGATTGATCCAAGAAAATACATTACTACAGATGACAGTGCAGGAATACATAACTCGGTGAAGGGTCCTCTAGATTGGCAGCAGCTGTACTGGGAGAAGCACCTGCAAAA TTGCTTAGATGATGCTGCAGAGAGAGcccttcttccttctttttatGGGCGCATTGGTGAACTGAGAATATCCA ATAGCATAATTAATGCAATCAGCCATGGTGAGAACATGCTTGATGAGTGTTTCAGATTATCGTATCATTGCGACAGATTTGGATGCTATGCAAG ATGTCTGAGACTTCAAAATGTGCTGTGTGCTGTAGAAATATGT GAGATGTTGAGATCTTGCAAGCTGCAAAAATTAATATTCATTAGAATTATCTCCAAAACTCAG GTTGATGGAGTGTGTATGCTTCTGAACCACCATAGGAAAACATTGCTGTCTCTTGAGTTTATCCACTGTCAACTGTATCCCACCGTTATGAATAAGATTTGCAGTAGTTTGTGTGAGGAGGGATCTCTTATTCATGGGATCCAGAGCTTCTGTGTCAAATCATCACCCATTTCTGAAAGCAAGTCATCTTTAATACCTACTTGTCTACTATCTTTTCTGTCTTCAGGAAG GTTGTTGGAATCAGTATGTTTTTCTGATACTAAGATGCAGCCAAAATTTGCAAAAAAGATTCTCGATACTCTCCTGAGCTCTTCATCTGATTTAGTGACTCTTGAGATATCAGAAAACAAT ATTTCAGGTTGGCTGTCTAAAATTGAGAGACAATCCAAAGATTTCCGATCACTACTTGGATCAGATGCTTCCTTGAAGTCTTTGACTGTTCTAAATCTTAG GGGAAGCAATTTGCATAGCAATGATGCAGAAGATCTTGGCCATATATTGGTAAAAATGCCTTGCTTAAAAAGTCTAGACATAAGTGACAATCCAATAACAGATGAAGGCATCAG ATCCCTTATTCCGTACTTTGTAAGGGCTCTTGGAAAAACAAACCTTCTTTCAAatgtaaaattagaaaattgcAATCTATCCAGCGGAGGAGTGATTGAACTTCTAAGAAGCCTCCCATCATTGGAGGAGCCATTGAACATGCTATCAATTGCAGATAATCACCTTGGCAG TTCTGTAGCTGCAACATTGGCAAAATTTTTGGGTGCTTCTGGTTTAAGAGAACTCAATATTGAAGATATTGGACTGGGAGCAGTGGGTTTCAAAGAACTGGAGGAAATATTGCCCCAAGAAATTGCTCTTTCATTCATCAACATCAG GCTCAtttcacaagctccaaatcttgtGTCGATCAATGCAGGAGCTAACATTATGCCTCCTGAATCAGTGGACATTATTTGTGACGCACTAAAGCTGTTGAAGG GTAAACTGGAGCATTTGGACTTATCAGAAAATAGCCACTTATGCCGGTCAAACAATACTTCGGCACTGCTGGAATTTTGTCACCAGGGAAAGCCCATTGTGATGATTCCGTCACCACCACAATCCGGCACACCCTACGATGATGATCCATAA
- the LOC109713431 gene encoding uncharacterized protein LOC109713431 isoform X3, whose product MSEEVPSLLALCLKAITSAIIHGEFFTDIFECYGYDHLQDILDLPSDLLDSVVINLPPLALQTLHNVLIDDCMEKFRTPGEIHGRKRGRYDNFNIAWKILFRKRWPEDLRKIDPRKYITTDDSAGIHNSVKGPLDWQQLYWEKHLQNCLDDAAERALLPSFYGRIGELRISNSIINAISHGENMLDECFRLSYHCDRFGCYARCLRLQNVLCAVEICVDGVCMLLNHHRKTLLSLEFIHCQLYPTVMNKICSSLCEEGSLIHGIQSFCVKSSPISESKSSLIPTCLLSFLSSGRLLESVCFSDTKMQPKFAKKILDTLLSSSSDLVTLEISENNISGWLSKIERQSKDFRSLLGSDASLKSLTVLNLRGSNLHSNDAEDLGHILVKMPCLKSLDISDNPITDEGIRSLIPYFVRALGKTNLLSNVKLENCNLSSGGVIELLRSLPSLEEPLNMLSIADNHLGSSVAATLAKFLGASGLRELNIEDIGLGAVGFKELEEILPQEIALSFINISKNRGGIQTAYFLSRLISQAPNLVSINAGANIMPPESVDIICDALKLLKGKLEHLDLSENSHLCRSNNTSALLEFCHQGKPIVMIPSPPQSGTPYDDDP is encoded by the exons ATGTCGGAGGAGGTTCCATCTTTGTTGGCTCTATGTTTGAAGGCTATAACATCAGCAATCATACATGGTGAATTTTTTACGGACATTTTTGAGTGTTATG GATATGATCATTTGCAAGACATACTAGATCTTCCGTCGGATTTGCTTGATAGCGTGGTGATAAACTTACCTCCATTGGCCTTGCAAACACTTCACAACGT ATTGATTGATGATTGTATGGAGAAATTCAGAACTCCTGGTGAAATTCATGGGAGAAAACGTGGAAG GTATGACAACTTCAACATTGCGTGGAAGATACTGTTTAGAAAGCGGTGGCCAGAGGATCTCAGGAAGATTGATCCAAGAAAATACATTACTACAGATGACAGTGCAGGAATACATAACTCGGTGAAGGGTCCTCTAGATTGGCAGCAGCTGTACTGGGAGAAGCACCTGCAAAA TTGCTTAGATGATGCTGCAGAGAGAGcccttcttccttctttttatGGGCGCATTGGTGAACTGAGAATATCCA ATAGCATAATTAATGCAATCAGCCATGGTGAGAACATGCTTGATGAGTGTTTCAGATTATCGTATCATTGCGACAGATTTGGATGCTATGCAAG ATGTCTGAGACTTCAAAATGTGCTGTGTGCTGTAGAAATATGT GTTGATGGAGTGTGTATGCTTCTGAACCACCATAGGAAAACATTGCTGTCTCTTGAGTTTATCCACTGTCAACTGTATCCCACCGTTATGAATAAGATTTGCAGTAGTTTGTGTGAGGAGGGATCTCTTATTCATGGGATCCAGAGCTTCTGTGTCAAATCATCACCCATTTCTGAAAGCAAGTCATCTTTAATACCTACTTGTCTACTATCTTTTCTGTCTTCAGGAAG GTTGTTGGAATCAGTATGTTTTTCTGATACTAAGATGCAGCCAAAATTTGCAAAAAAGATTCTCGATACTCTCCTGAGCTCTTCATCTGATTTAGTGACTCTTGAGATATCAGAAAACAAT ATTTCAGGTTGGCTGTCTAAAATTGAGAGACAATCCAAAGATTTCCGATCACTACTTGGATCAGATGCTTCCTTGAAGTCTTTGACTGTTCTAAATCTTAG GGGAAGCAATTTGCATAGCAATGATGCAGAAGATCTTGGCCATATATTGGTAAAAATGCCTTGCTTAAAAAGTCTAGACATAAGTGACAATCCAATAACAGATGAAGGCATCAG ATCCCTTATTCCGTACTTTGTAAGGGCTCTTGGAAAAACAAACCTTCTTTCAAatgtaaaattagaaaattgcAATCTATCCAGCGGAGGAGTGATTGAACTTCTAAGAAGCCTCCCATCATTGGAGGAGCCATTGAACATGCTATCAATTGCAGATAATCACCTTGGCAG TTCTGTAGCTGCAACATTGGCAAAATTTTTGGGTGCTTCTGGTTTAAGAGAACTCAATATTGAAGATATTGGACTGGGAGCAGTGGGTTTCAAAGAACTGGAGGAAATATTGCCCCAAGAAATTGCTCTTTCATTCATCAACATCAG CAAAAATCGAGGTGGGATTCAAACTGCATACTTTTTGTCCAGGCTCAtttcacaagctccaaatcttgtGTCGATCAATGCAGGAGCTAACATTATGCCTCCTGAATCAGTGGACATTATTTGTGACGCACTAAAGCTGTTGAAGG GTAAACTGGAGCATTTGGACTTATCAGAAAATAGCCACTTATGCCGGTCAAACAATACTTCGGCACTGCTGGAATTTTGTCACCAGGGAAAGCCCATTGTGATGATTCCGTCACCACCACAATCCGGCACACCCTACGATGATGATCCATAA